The genomic segment TGTAATTGGATGTTTTGTATAACGTGACATTCCTGACTGCAGGCCTATCAGATCAGCTACCAGTGGGAAGACATTTGAAGAGATGCTTGAAGAGCAGCTGAAACTGGAGAACGAGAGGCTAAACAAGGTGGGATCTCATACGCGCCCTGTCGTAATCATGGCTTTTTCATGGCATAATAATGGCTTTTTTCTTTGCTGGTTTCATCGTTACGCTATTTTACGGATGGCCTGGTTGATGGAATATTAGTGTAATAATATACTGGTTAATAAGGTTTTTGTAGTTGAGATTAAAATGTAAGTTTTGTCAAGTTGTCAGCAGAACGGTCAGGTACAGACAACCTCATAAGCTCTAGCTGCAGGcagtcatgtttattttttttataatgtttattatatttggTGGGGTCGTAGCTATATTGGCAAGGGTACAGTCATTCCCATTTGTCTACTGCAAGTCACCTAGACTTGCAGCTTCAATAGAAATCTATGTTTTCTGTGGAGTAAACAAACGTTTTAATTGTGAATCACAAAATTACTGCTGCAATAAACCATCTGAAACGCAAAATACATCAGAATTTGTACGTAGACACATTTGTGTCTGTTTAAAACGCAGAGGAGGAGGATTTAAAGAAGGATATAAAGTTTGAATCGGCATCAAATCCACAGAACTTAGTATTTCCACAGACACTTGACCAGAGAATGTGAGCGGTGTTTCCTCTCTTTGTTCACACATTAGAGAAAACCTGCGCCGAGTTTGCTCCATATcacttttttctcatatttattttatgtccAGGCAGGAAGGACATAAGACAGTTTTTCATTAGTTATATAATTTATGGCTgttaaataaactaaaacattttacacaggctTTTTCTGGAAGGTAACGGCTTGAAGTGACCACCCAATCACAAGTTAGAAAACTGCCAAGGGTAAACAAATGCTCCTGCTTTAAACACCATCTTCGTAATTCTCGCAGTAAAACGGATCAGTGAGAATTTCCAGGATAGGTCTGCTGAGCTGTTCCACAGTGCAGACACTGTGTATGAATGACAGTGAGCTGTACCAATCATTCATGCCAAGCAGAGGTCTTTGTGGGGCTTGAGCCATAACTTGTATCTTCACGTTATCCTTGCAGAGCATTCTTACTGAGACAGTGAAGGTGAAGAGGCCTTTTTTGAGGCGAGGGGAAGGCTTGTCCAGATTCACGAGAGGAAAAGCTGCTGGACCTTCCAGAGAGAGAACAGCTCATTCAAGCACCAAGTCCACTTTATGTCTGGACCCTCCCACCTCTCAGGGCCAGTCCACTAGACCCCACCACCAAAGCTTAGAGCCAAAGAAGCCTTCTCCTAAATCTACAGCCTCAACGAATGTTGTGATCCAGCGGAAAACAGCTGTTCTGAACAAAGAGAACTTGCCTCAGAACAGGGTTGTAGTACCAACCAAAGCCACCAAGGCTGCTAAAGCTCCTGTTCTTGGAGCCCACCAGGGTCAGAATGTGAGTGCTGGAGCTCTCCAACATCTCAACAAAAGCTATAGGAGGCCTGACCCTCAGCAGAAGATCATCTGTGATGCCGTGGATGATGTCAGTAAGGGAAAATCATTCAGGCACGTTGAGAACACGGTAGATCCTAGTGCGCATGTTGCGGAGAATTCGTTTGAGGTGTGGCTTGCAGAGCGAGGTGAGCATTGGGATAAAGCGCGTCAGCGTGAATGTGTTGAGCTTGGTGAGTTTGAGCTGCTGGAgagagcagcagatgagctgtcgttcTCCAGCAACTCTTCCTTCATTTGCACTCTTCTACGGAGAGATCGTAGACGTCTGTCCTCCACACCGGTCAAATCACCTCAGCAACCCACGTTGCCTGGCCATCGTCAAGACAACTCTACAAGCCCAGTGCAGCGAAGTGGCAGCAACGTTCAGCAGAGTCTTCCGGACCTTCCTGTAGACAAGGTGGCAGCGAGCGTGAAGCAGATTGTAGTAATCAACGAGAGCTCTGAGGATGAGGATAAAGTAGATGAAGTCTCAGATGTTTCTCTTTGTAGCAGTTCAGACATTCACCAaactgcttttggaccaagccAGCCTTTCAGCCACTGCTTCCAAGTTTCTCAAGCTCTTCCCTacaataaacactcctaccAAGATAGAGACAGAGCTGCCAGTCGAGAAGACGAAGAGGAGAATAACGGAGATTCTACTCTGGTTGACGTCAAAGGCCACGTAGACTTTGACGATGATGACACCTGGAACGAGCTTGAGGATTTGCCCTGCGTTTCCACCAAGACTAACGAACAAGCAGGTAGGGCACTGAAGAGGAAAGTTGCAGTCTCAAAGGGGGCGGAGCCTGACGCTTCCTCTGCCAGTTCTTTGGACCATGAGCCAGAGCCCCCGCCCACATGCCAGTTGGTTGCCAAGCTGTTCCCAGCTCTCAAGCCGAAACCAAGCCCTCCACCTCCACCAGTAGTGCAGGACAACGAACAAGCAACAGGTGATGGGAACAATATTTCAAGCAgtgttttggccaaaaatgaaatttgctgttttgttgtaGTTGATCTGACACTTTTGTTTTCATGCTATGAGGTTAATGTAACAGTACAAACTTATAATCCACTAGTTACCATACAGCTACATGCTTTAGCTGATCAATAACATCTAGGGTTAGGAGAGATTTCTGTACATCTGTAGATCATAAAATGGTCATTATAAAGTAGTATGATTAGAGGTCAGAAGGAGTCAAATGAGTAATGTTGTATCATCTAATAAATGTAAGTCTTGCTTTCTTTTATATAATCATGGTGCAATCCAGCCCAGTCAAGGTTACTCCGTGAGCGTTTGGTGGAGCTGGAGACTGAAATCGAACGTTTCAAGACAGAAAATGCAGCGTTGAGCCGGCTCAGACGGGAAAACGAGGGCATCAGAGAAAACCTGCGGTATGTAAAATATAGAAACTCTAATGCAATAACTCTGGTCAGTTTCACACCCATTAATCTGGTCAAAATGCACACATATAGGGTGATTCACAAAGATTTATCCGAATTCAAAACAATTTCTTCCACTAGTAAATCACTACAGAACAATGcggtgaactgtaaatggtttaaatgagcatgaagtttatgtaattttacaagtgctcaatatgaacctttGCCTCAAATGTAGATGACCACACAATGCATATTTAATGCCTGAAGTTTACGGTTTTAGTTGTGcactggagttatgaggctaattTAATGAAAACAAGTAGCttttaacaaataatggaagcgTGTAGCCCCCAGTTACCGTCTTGGAAGACGCCCACCTAAACCATCACACATTCGCTTCAAACTGCACCAACTTTTTAAGTAAATTCAAGTAGATTTGCTTGTGTGGATACTGACACTGTACGACTAAGTATCAGTAaaattttgcctttattatgttttttttaattatgcagtatGCTTATGTCCAGTTTTGCTTATGTCCAGTTTTGCTTATGTCCAGATTTCATCACATCATCCAGTGAAGGAGTCTTTATGACTACAAGCACTTTGAGAGAAATGTGTGATTTAGTTTTCACGAAGTTCATTTGAGGGGTATAAGCTTCGTTAGCCTTTTAGCTccactaaagaagcaaagtttgGAAACCTTCTGGCTGATGGACTGTTTGGGGTAAGAGGACCACTGTGTTAATCACTCATCTGTGTTTAAAATGAGGACTTTACCTCTTCCCTGTAGTAAAGAGAGGGCAGAGTTCCAGCAGAAGATGGCAGATGACCTCACTAAGTGGGAGGAAATGAAGCGTGAGGAAAACAGAAAGCTGCAGCGCGACAAGAAGCTGTTTGAGAAACATGCGGCAGCTATCAGAGCGAGACCTAACAAACAAGAACGAGATGAGATCCAGGTGtccatttttctttcatccCTTTACTTTGTAGGTCTGGGGTGGGGAACTGCAGACCTGGAGGGTCAGATTTGCGCAGGTTGGGGGTTTGATTTGGTGCCAGAGAAGGGAAATCACATAGCTGTGCTGGTCTCCAGTTCTCAGTTCCCCACCACTCTTCTAGGTATCGGAGATGCTTTTACGACAGTTTTCCGCCCCACCCTACATGTCAATGTATGTGGAGTTTATTAGGTTTACATTGTAGCttcactcattggccattttatcagaaataccTACTACAGGTGTGCTTTGTAGGTTTGCAGTTGCAGACTGTAGCCAATTCGTTACAGCACAATTGATCACCCACCCTCTTACATGTTAATCAGAGGAaaaggaccaccacaggaccTACAGATACCATTTGCGCCACATTATTACATATCtactagggatgcactgatgaATGAATTGGGGGCTGATACCAATATCCAAACGAAAGTTCATAAATTGGAGACTCGTCTACCTGAAATAGCATTTCAGTGAAGTAAAACATTTATTGTTATGGTTACTACAAAGgcagtaaatgaataaaatgctgatATTTTAGTGCAGCAGCCCAGCGTTGCTTCAACATTCTCTGGACATCAACATGGTCTGGACGTCAAGGGGATGAATTgtgcaacagatgggctacaaagTGCACTATGGTAGGTGTTCCAGATataatggccagtgagtgtaggcaGATTAAAGTTTGTAGGCACGTTAAAGTTTGCTGAAGTTGGGTTGTCCAGCATGTTTTTCTAAAATCAAAGATATTGAGTGGGAGTTTGACCCAACCTTAGATGCGCTAAACGTTAGAACATTGGTGTAATAATTTGATTGCAGCcaaaagagcattagtgaggtcaggtgctgatgttgaatgattagtTTTGGATCACAGATGCCACTCCAAATCATCCCAGTTGTGTTGGATGGAGCTATATCACTTCAGCATTCTACTGGTCCGTTCTTTCCTATGGAAAtcatacaagctgtgtgtgcacaatcgaacacctgtgtcagcaaagGATGACAATCCTTGTGTGTTGTTGAtctgtttgttactcagtggtctgctggacctGCCACATTGTTTatatcaatacagccataacaatttatgtaaaaaataccagatgtttaaaatatcacaagtgtccagcggagggttctcctttagcagctgtagccagtcagcagcctgtccgaGTTGTTCCggcctctctctcacacacacgtactaacagcaggccatgtaggaggagaacagagtggaGGACACGGCGCATCATTTTGTCTTtggataaacagtgaaaatgggtcccacagacctgaaccacacaagggttaaagaaGCTAAATTCACTCAATCGGAGGGcaggctggacatttttggacCCTAAGAAACTGTCACCTGTGTTGTTGATCTAAACCTCGAGTTTTCTGTGACAGTCTCTAAAACAGCAGCTGAACACTTTGCAAGAGGACCTAAGAAAACGTGAGGCTCGCTGGACCAGCACCCACCACCGCCTCCGGCAGCAGATGGACACCCTCAGCTCCGAGAACACTGCTCTCCGAGACCAGGTCCGCATGATGGAGAAACTTCGCCTGACCGCTTGGAAGAACGCCGAGTGTGTccgtgaaagagagaaagagagggagaggcctGCTGCGTCCGGTAGCAGCACCACAGCACAGAAGAGGACACAATCTAAGGTAGAGAAAACAGCCATCCAAACTTACCAATCCTTCTCTTCAAGAAATGTTACTTTTCTTATATTTCTGTTTGCTCGTAGAGTCCTTCCCGTAGCAtcaagagcagcagcagcaccagtAATAGACGGGAAAGCCCAGAAGTTAAGAATCCCCCCAAAGCTGCGGTCGTGTCTTCAAGTGCACGTTCTGCTGGTTTGTACTTGATATGTAAACTGgtgtgaattttttttgtacatattcGTTTCACTGGTCTAGTTTAACAAGTAACACTGAAGTTTCTTTTCTTCTAGCTTGTAACTCAAAGCTTCAGAATACGCAGCGTCAAAAAGAGCCCTGCCCAGTGGCCGACCCGTTCCCCATCTCAGACGGACAAACTGCGCCTGAAGGGAGTGACTATGAGTCAAACACCGACTCATCTTCAgtgagtaaaaacattcaaaagaaCATTAAAAGATTAAGCAGACTTGGGTCTGGTTTGAAAGATCCTTAATCTTGCACTTTTgtatatttgtactttttcccTGAGGTCTAAGTAACAGGCTCATTTCTTTCTTATATGGCcagtttaacttttttttttttttttaacctcttaaacagACTTTTTAGTGTAGCATCTCTTTATAGCATCACTGGGAAAGGGCTTACCATCAAAGATGGGCTGGTTTCACAGTTTCTATGTATACAAATTGGGcaagtgaatggtatgttttaataatgaatgtgaaaatgatatatttgaaaataagtAATACATGTGCAGGGATGAAGCTTGCCCTTTCATTATCGAAACCCAGGTTAGTTTACCCAGCTGCACCACCTTTCCCTTTCGCCAAATAGCCCCTAGCTCTGGTCGCTATCCCACGTACCTGCTCTCCTGTGTGCGAGGAAATAAAATCCTAGCCTGCTGTTATGTTGGTATGATTGTGACAGTTGTATTTTGATTGTGCAGCTCAGCCAAATGAGGCCTGTCCCTACTTTTAAAAAGCTAAGCAATAGGAAATGATCAGAAATCGTCCGTAGGCTTCACTGCATATTTGGTCATGGGTGAGCAGCACCAGTTTGTCAATTTAAATTTAGTTCAGTTCTCCATAATATGGatcttttttggaattttttgaGCAGAACAACCTCACGGAGTTCATTTTCATGTTGACTTCTTATATGACCTTTCTCAGGAACTGGACAGTCCTGGAGCTGATACAGAACAATCACAGATGGAGCAGGAAGAGATCACACACGTGGATGGCAAGGTGGAGAAAAAGCTCTTTCTATTAACGCATTTTTAGGCTGATTGCTTTTATGTAGCACAACGGCAAAAATGTTCATCCCTGTCCCAGATCGAGAAGGTGCTTCCTGATGGAGGACGACTTATCGTTTTCCCAAACGGCACAAGAAAAGAGTTGTCTGCAGACGGGCTGTCGATCAAAGTCACTTTTTTCAACGGAGACATCAAACACATCATGCCAGATCAAAgagtggtgagagagagactggttcCAACCTTGTTAATTGTAGTAGTAATGTAAAGTGTGCGCACTGTACATCACTGTTGGCTTGGAAACTGGCCCACATTACTGAGGTACTGTGTTCCAAGTGTCCAATATTTACTATGGTTTGTTCTCTATCTTGTAGATTTATTATTATGCAGGAGCTCAGACGACACATACTACCTACCCTGATGGCATGGAAGTGCTCCAATTCCCAAACAACCAAATAGGTAAGTCCCCAGTTTTTTAGAAAGTGCTGCTCCAAGTAAAAAGGTCGTTTTTACATCCAGCTGGTTTTGCatcacagaaaaacactttCCTGATGGACGTAAGGAAATCACCTTCCCTGATCAAACAGTTAAAAATCTCCACCCAGATGGGAGGGAGGAGAGCGTACTGGCCGATGGCACAATAATACAGCAGAACCCGTAAGTACAAATGGATGAATTTTTGTCAAATAACTGTGGGTTGATTTCAAGACTTGGGCTACACTTACACAGCAGGGAAAAAGTGGCCTAAATCTGatctctgaagaaaaaaaaaaaaatcacccaaGTGACAGTCTAACGTTATTTGAACGAGGTTGGTAATGTCAGAATGTAAATCAGTTTGGACTATAAACCTATGATGCCAATTCATACCAGACTtaggggggcagtcatgggctggaggtcaagGAACGAGCCTTGTTGCCAGTCTGATCCCCTGAGCTAACAGGACATGACTGAATTGCCCTGGAgaaaggcacctaacccccaactgctccccaggtgctgtggataggactgcccactgctctgggcaggagtgctcactgccccctagggtGTCTGCACAttccctagtgtgtatgtgggtgtttcactgcacagatgaaTTACATGTGGAcatgaatttccccactgtgggactaataaaggctAACTTAGTAAAATTTTTATTACTGGGCCTGTCAATCCAGTATGCAGCTGCAGTGGTTTTAGTTTAAGATTTCCAATCTTGTCGATAATCAGAGTTGAATTAGAGGCGCAGGTTCTGTAAATTGAAACAGGGCTATAGATTTGAGGCATCATATTCACTCTGCACTAATATCATAGACATCTAGTGGAGTGTGAGAGCAACGCATCACATGATCCTTCTTGGTCTTTCTCAGGGATGGCAGTAAGGAGATCCAGTTTAACACGGGTCAGCGGGAGCTCCACACCGCAGACTTCAAACGTCGAGAATATCCAGATGGCACAGTTAAAACAGTTTACTCTGATGGACGCCAGGAAACGCGCTACCCCAGCGGTCGTATGAGGCTCAAAGACCCTCAAGGACGGGTAGTCATGGACACCAAGACATGATCTAATGTGGACCTTCTTAGTCAAATGCTGGATTTGTAGAGAaagtggagaggaaaaaaaagttctccCGAGTACTGTGAATGTGCATTTTGTGTGGTTTAAACATAATTGTTAAGTATTTATTTGGAATGTAcagttttgtaaaataaatatttttatgattCGGTGTGAACATTAAACACAAGTCAGAATATTAGCAAGAATTTACTTAGTCACAGACAAGCTGAATGAACATTGCCATTGGGTAGAACAGTAACACAAAGTACAGCTCCAATGAGTCAGAAAACCTACAACTTAAagaaaaatcaacataaaaGCTGTAGCAATACAGAACAAACCTAAAACTACTGTCCAACAGAGGCTTGATTGCTTCTAATCCAACCAATGCACGTAAGGAATGGAACACTGGTACAACCTgcagagcaaaaaaaataatgttcttAAGACCTGAATGCATCCAGacagaaaacctcatatctagAAAACACCTGCTATGTTGGCATGGTTACCGTAGGCTTAACCAAGACTTGAGAGATCTCATTTTGTGCTGCATTGAGCAGAGAAAATTTCTAAACAGCGCAGTCGTCATGCAGGACCGGGATTAGGAACAACAGTTCCAGTTGTGACTGACCAATTTGTAAAACTTACCTTAATCCGTTTCATCACTCATAGTCAGCTAGACCTTTCTCCACTAGGGGCATATGAACCAAAGTTCCATCCATGTTGTACAGGACCACCGTCAGCTGTGGCTCTACAGCCTGAAACATCATTTACATCGCAATCAGACTTCAGACATAACTGTTTTGAGGGAATCTGAGTAACTGTAGATGTGGTAGTATAATGAGTCGAAGTAGCCTTGATAAAGGAAATGTCAATATACACCAGGCATAACAttagaaacaaggtggtcatgcgcttactgtccattttatcagcctacttttttgccaaaagtattcacttacccatccaaatcattgaattctggtgttccaatcacttccatggccacagctgtataaagccgagcccctaggcctgcagactgcttctacagacattagtgaaagaatgggtcgctctcaggagctcagtgaattccagcgtggtaccgtgatcggacgccacctgggcaacaagtccagtcgtgaaatttccttcccactaaatattccacagtcaactgtcagtggaagcgattgggaacgacagcaactcagccacgtaaaatgacagagcggggtcagcggatgctgaggcgcatagtgcgctgAGTAGcttcaccaactttctgcagagtccatcgcTACAGACcgccaaacttcatgtggctttcaTATCAGCTCAAGAactgcgtagagagcttcaggtcctgacctcaacccgataaaacacctctgggatgaattagagcggagactgtgagccaggccttctcgtccgacatcagtgtctgacctcacaaatgtccttttggaaaaatggtcaaaaattcccataaacacactcctaaaccttctGGAAaaccttcctagaagagttaaagctgttatagctgcaaagggtgaggcgacatcatattaaacccgatggatttagaatggaaagtcactcaagttcatatgagtgtgaaggTAGAGGAACagatacttttgacaatatagtatagctgcactttgtagttctacagttacagactgtagtccatctgtttctctgatactttattagcccccttataccctgttcttcagtggtcaggacc from the Pygocentrus nattereri isolate fPygNat1 chromosome 6, fPygNat1.pri, whole genome shotgun sequence genome contains:
- the cenpj gene encoding centromere protein J isoform X1, whose product is MSSPAGPQPSQSRFLSRWIPSSSRAGVFLSGSPGEVSSLQSSCSSVAQEVSLDDSFCSQFAPLPVSCSSSLDSAVPKVSETDPEAEPSSSELDGVHNVLKKAQGLPLIEKLEQLKQLQQRMQEQLKVHQQEQLQKLQTEQQKLLGMVQTGAAEYSQEKQPYNKTTNMLQPLQTASTLSNPQGSVPWAQITRQQEAAKALVSSMWDHQPSVEQSRSGHEVEEDAIHEEESLQSTTEDQSVHGQDSITELQDRPIRSATSGKTFEEMLEEQLKLENERLNKSILTETVKVKRPFLRRGEGLSRFTRGKAAGPSRERTAHSSTKSTLCLDPPTSQGQSTRPHHQSLEPKKPSPKSTASTNVVIQRKTAVLNKENLPQNRVVVPTKATKAAKAPVLGAHQGQNVSAGALQHLNKSYRRPDPQQKIICDAVDDVSKGKSFRHVENTVDPSAHVAENSFEVWLAERGEHWDKARQRECVELGEFELLERAADELSFSSNSSFICTLLRRDRRRLSSTPVKSPQQPTLPGHRQDNSTSPVQRSGSNVQQSLPDLPVDKVAASVKQIVVINESSEDEDKVDEVSDVSLCSSSDIHQTAFGPSQPFSHCFQVSQALPYNKHSYQDRDRAASREDEEENNGDSTLVDVKGHVDFDDDDTWNELEDLPCVSTKTNEQAGRALKRKVAVSKGAEPDASSASSLDHEPEPPPTCQLVAKLFPALKPKPSPPPPPVVQDNEQATAQSRLLRERLVELETEIERFKTENAALSRLRRENEGIRENLRKERAEFQQKMADDLTKWEEMKREENRKLQRDKKLFEKHAAAIRARPNKQERDEIQSLKQQLNTLQEDLRKREARWTSTHHRLRQQMDTLSSENTALRDQVRMMEKLRLTAWKNAECVREREKERERPAASGSSTTAQKRTQSKSPSRSIKSSSSTSNRRESPEVKNPPKAAVVSSSARSAACNSKLQNTQRQKEPCPVADPFPISDGQTAPEGSDYESNTDSSSELDSPGADTEQSQMEQEEITHVDGKIEKVLPDGGRLIVFPNGTRKELSADGLSIKVTFFNGDIKHIMPDQRVIYYYAGAQTTHTTYPDGMEVLQFPNNQIEKHFPDGRKEITFPDQTVKNLHPDGREESVLADGTIIQQNPDGSKEIQFNTGQRELHTADFKRREYPDGTVKTVYSDGRQETRYPSGRMRLKDPQGRVVMDTKT
- the cenpj gene encoding centromere protein J isoform X2; this encodes MSSPAGPQPSQSRFLSRWIPSSSRAGVFLSGSPGEVSSLQSSCSSVAQEVSLDDSFCSQFAPLPVSCSSSLDSAVPKVSETDPEAEPSSSELDGVHNVLKKAQGLPLIEKLEQLKQLQQRMQEQLKVHQQEQLQKLQTEQQKLLGMVQTGAEYSQEKQPYNKTTNMLQPLQTASTLSNPQGSVPWAQITRQQEAAKALVSSMWDHQPSVEQSRSGHEVEEDAIHEEESLQSTTEDQSVHGQDSITELQDRPIRSATSGKTFEEMLEEQLKLENERLNKSILTETVKVKRPFLRRGEGLSRFTRGKAAGPSRERTAHSSTKSTLCLDPPTSQGQSTRPHHQSLEPKKPSPKSTASTNVVIQRKTAVLNKENLPQNRVVVPTKATKAAKAPVLGAHQGQNVSAGALQHLNKSYRRPDPQQKIICDAVDDVSKGKSFRHVENTVDPSAHVAENSFEVWLAERGEHWDKARQRECVELGEFELLERAADELSFSSNSSFICTLLRRDRRRLSSTPVKSPQQPTLPGHRQDNSTSPVQRSGSNVQQSLPDLPVDKVAASVKQIVVINESSEDEDKVDEVSDVSLCSSSDIHQTAFGPSQPFSHCFQVSQALPYNKHSYQDRDRAASREDEEENNGDSTLVDVKGHVDFDDDDTWNELEDLPCVSTKTNEQAGRALKRKVAVSKGAEPDASSASSLDHEPEPPPTCQLVAKLFPALKPKPSPPPPPVVQDNEQATAQSRLLRERLVELETEIERFKTENAALSRLRRENEGIRENLRKERAEFQQKMADDLTKWEEMKREENRKLQRDKKLFEKHAAAIRARPNKQERDEIQSLKQQLNTLQEDLRKREARWTSTHHRLRQQMDTLSSENTALRDQVRMMEKLRLTAWKNAECVREREKERERPAASGSSTTAQKRTQSKSPSRSIKSSSSTSNRRESPEVKNPPKAAVVSSSARSAACNSKLQNTQRQKEPCPVADPFPISDGQTAPEGSDYESNTDSSSELDSPGADTEQSQMEQEEITHVDGKIEKVLPDGGRLIVFPNGTRKELSADGLSIKVTFFNGDIKHIMPDQRVIYYYAGAQTTHTTYPDGMEVLQFPNNQIEKHFPDGRKEITFPDQTVKNLHPDGREESVLADGTIIQQNPDGSKEIQFNTGQRELHTADFKRREYPDGTVKTVYSDGRQETRYPSGRMRLKDPQGRVVMDTKT